In the Phaeobacter piscinae genome, GATTTTTGAGCGGGTCGACCCTGCGCTGGGCCACGCCCAGCAGGGCATGCCAGGGGCACCTGTTGAGACGCGCAACCTCATCCAGGGGTATCAGTATCTGACCGAAACCCGCTACGCTGAGGCCGAGGGCATTCTGGATGCCCTGCGGCGTCATGCGCAGGCGCTGGGCCTGCCGGTGCGCACCGTGGAAATCGAGATGGGGCCGAGCCAGTTCGAGTTCACTTTTGACCCCGCTGACCCGATGACGCAGGCCGACGCCATGGTGATGTTTCGCACCATGGCCAAGGAGGTCTGCGCTGCCAACGGGTTGCACGCCAGTTTCATGGCCAAGCCCCGGCAGGATCATGCCATGGCCAATGGCTGGCATATCCATCAATCGCTGATCGACACCCAGAGCGGGCGTAACCTCTTCATGCCGGAGGTCGCGGGCACGCTGACCGCTGAAGCCAGCGGTTGGATTGCGGGTTTGCTCACCCATGCGGAGGCCGCCTCGGTTCTGGTGGCGCCAACCGTGAACAGCTACAAACGCTATCTGCCCTATCAATTGGCCCCCAATCGGGTGCAATGGGGGGAAGACAACCGTGGCGCGATGCTGCGGGGACTTATGCGGCCCGGTGATCCCACCAGCCGGATCGAAAACCGCGCGCCAGACAGCACCGCCAACCCGTATTTTGCACTGGCTGCCCAGATTATCGCGGGCAGTGAGGGGCTGATGGCGGGAAGGCAGGCGCCGGCCCCGACTGCGTCGCCCTATTCTGATGACGCGGAGAAGCTGCCGCGCTCGCTGGGTCAGGCCTTGCAGGCCTTCTCCTCATCGGAGCTGTTTCGCAGCGCGCTGGGGGAGGATGTGGTCGACTATCTCACCCATCTGAAGGAGGTCGAGTGGTCCCGCTATCTGGATACTGTCAGCGAATGGGAGCAGGCCGAATATTTTAATCTTTACTGATGGTTATGCGCCATCACAGCCCATCACTTGACGGCTGTCGGATTCGGCGATGCCACCTGTCGGAAATGCCACCAGACGGCGGCATTGCAGCTTGAAGAGAAACGATATTATTGCTAGCGTATACAGGCGTATGCGGGAGAACCAGCGCGGTGGCAATTGACCGCCGACTTTGGTGCCGAAGGAGCAACCGCCCCGGAAACTCTCAGGCCACAGGGACCGCAGGCGCAACACACTCTGGAGAGACCCTGATCAAATCGGGGCGCCGAAGGGATAACGATCTCAGGCAAAGGGACAGAGGGGGCATCACATCGTGCAGGCATGGCCTGCGCGTACGATTTGATGCCGGGACCATGCCACCACAGCGGATCGGACCGGCCCTGAAACACATGGGATGGATCGGCATGGCTGCTGAGACTTCGGGACAACCAGACTTCTCCCGCGCCGATGTGCGCGGGGTCCCCGGCGCTGGCCAGCCTTGCGTCGACCTACCCTGCGTCGACCTGTTCGGTCGGGACCGGGCAGAGGCCGCCGTTATCACCCCCATGATGTCGCAGATCACCACCACCAAACCACGACCGTCCAACCGGGCGGGCCGCCGCAGACGCTGACGCCAGCGCCACCTCCAAAGGAAGAGACCGATGAAATTTACCGAAGAACACGAATGGCTGCTGCCGGAAGGCGACGATCTGATCACAGTGGGCATCACCAGCCACGCGGCCGAGCAGCTGGGTGATGTCGTGTTTGTGGAACTGCCCGAGGTCGGCACCGAAGTGTCCAAAGATGATGAGATCGTCGTGATCGAATCCGTCAAAGCCGCCTCCGATATTCTGGCGCCGCTGGACGGTGAGATCGTCGAGGTGAATGAGGCGCTGGCCGACAATCCCGGCAAGATCAATGAGGATCCGCAGGGCGATGCCTGGTTCTTCAAGATCAAACCCTCCGATCTGTCGCCGATGGACGATTACATGGATGAAGCCGGGTATAAGGACTTCATCGGTTGATCCTTCCACCCCGCCTGCGCCTCTTGCGCGGCGGGGTTTTTTGATCGCTGTTCCCGCATAGATCGCGGCAACCAGCCGCAAGATCGGGCCTGCCCGCAGCCTCCTGCTGCCTTAACCTCCTGTTACTGAAGAGGGCGACATATGTCTTTTGAACCCACGGATTATCTGCCTTACGACTTTGCCAACCGCCGCCACATCGGCCCGTCACCCGAGGAAATGGATGACATGCTTGCCGTGGTCGGCGCCAAGAGCCTGGACGCGCTGATCGACGACACCGTGCCCGCCACCATCCGTCAGGCCGCCGCGCTGGAGTTTGGCCGCCCGTTGTCCGAACGTGAGCTGCTGCATCACATGCGTGAGGTCGCGGGCAAGAACGTTCTGAAGACCTCGCTTATTGGTCAGGGCTACCATGGCACCGTGACCCCGCCCGCGATCCAGCGCAACATTCTGGAAAACCCGGCATGGTACACGGCCTACACGCCCTATCAGCCCGAAATCTCGCAGGGCCGTCTTGAGGCGCTGCTGAATTTCCAGACCATGATTTCAGACCTCACCGGTCTGGAAATCGCCAATGCCTCGCTTCTGGATGAGGCGACCGCCTGCGCCGAGGCGATGACTGTGGCGCAGCGGGTCTCCAAATCAAAGGCCAAGGCGTTTTTTGTCGATCGCGACTGCCACCCGCAGAACATCGCGGTGATCCAGACCCGCGCCGCGCCGCTGGGGATTGAGGTGATTGTCGGCAACCCGGATAGGCTGGATGCCTCGGCGGTCTTTGGCGCGCTGTTCCAATATCCCGGCACCTATGGCCATGTGCGCGATTTCACCGATCACATCGCCCAGCTGCACGCGCATAAGGCCATCGGCGTTGTCGCGGCAGATCCGCTGTCGCTGACCCTGCTGAAGGAGCCGGGCGCGATGGGCGCCGACATCGCTGTCGGCTCGACCCAGCGCTTTGGCGTGCCGGTTGGCGCCGGTGGTCCGCATGCGGCCTATATGGCCACCAAGGATGCCTATAAACGCGCGATCCCGGGCCGCATCGTCGGCGTGTCGGTCGATGCCCATGGCAACCGCGCCTATCGCCTGTCGCTGCAAACCCGCGAACAGCACATCCGCCGCGAGAAGGCGACCTCCAACGTCTGTACCGCGCAGGCCCTGCTGGCGGTGATGGCCTCTATGTATGCGGTCTTCCATGGCCCCAAAGGTCTGAAAGCCATCGCGCAGCGCATCCACCGCAAAACTGTCCGTCTGGCCAAGGGGCTGGAGGAGGCAGGCTTCAGGGTGGATCCCAGATCCTTCTTCGATACGATCACCGTGGATGTTGGCCCCTTGCAGAAGGCGGTGTTGAAATCCGCCGTGGACGAAGGGCTGAACCTGCGCCGGGTTGGCGAAACCCGCGTTGGTATCACCCTGGATGAGGTGACTCGCTCAGAGACCATCGAAGCGGTCTGGCGCGCCTTCGGCATCCGCCGCGGCGACGATGATTTCACGCCTGAGTATCGCGTGCCAGAGAACATGCACCGCACATCCGATTACCTGACGCATCCGATTTTCCACATGAACCGGGCCGAGACCGAGATGATGCGCTATATGCGCCGTCTGGCCGACCGCGATCTGGCGCTGGACCGCGCGATGATCCCGCTGGGCTCCTGCACGATGAAGCTCAACGCCGCGGCAGAAATGATGCCGCTCAGCTGGCCGGAATTTGCCAATATCCACCCCTTTGCGCCTGCTGATCAGATGCAGGGCTACGCCGAGATGGTCAGCGACCTGTCAGAGAAACTGTGCCAGATCACCGGCTATGACGCGATTTCCATGCAGCCGAACTCTGGCGCGCAGGGCGAATATGCGGGCCTTCTGTCCATCGCGGCCTATCACCGCGCCAACGGGCAGGGCCATCGCAACATCTGTCTGATCCCGATGTCCGCTCATGGTACTAACCCGGCCTCTGCCCAGATGGTGGGGTGGAAAGTTGTGGTGGTGAAATCCGCCGAAAACGGCGATATCGACCTCGATGATTTTCGTGAAAAGGCGGAGAAACACGCCGAAAACCTCGCAGGCTGCATGATCACCTACCCCTCGACCCATGGCGTGTTTGAGGAAACCGTGCATGAGGTCTGCCAGATCACCCATGATCACGGCGGTCAGGTCTACATCGACGGGGCCAATATGAACGCGATGGTGGGCCTGTCGCGTCCCGGTGATCTGGGCGGCGATGTGAGCCACCTGAACCTGCATAAAACCTTTGCCATCCCGCATGGTGGTGGCGGCCCCGGCATGGGTCCGATTGGGGTGAAGGCGCATTTGCAGCCACATCTGCCCGGTCACCCCGAAACCGGCGGGGAGGAAGGCCCGGTCTCGGCCGCGCCCTTCGGCTCTGCCTCCATCCTGACCATCAGCTGGGCCTATTGCCTGATGATGGGCGGTGCGGGTCTGACCCAGGCGACGAAGGTGGCGATCCTCAATGCCAACTACATCGCCAAGCGTCTCGAAGGGGCATATGATGTGCTCTATAAGGGGCCCACGGGCCGCGTCGCGCATGAGTGCATCTTGGACACGCGCCCGTTTGAGGCCAGCGCCAATGTCACCGTGGATGATGTGGCCAAACGTCTGATCGACAGCGGTTTTCACGCACCAACCATGTCCTGGCCCGTTGCTGGTACCCTGATGGTGGAACCCACCGAGTCCGAAACCAAGGCCGAGTTGGACCGGTTTTGTGAGGCCATGCTGTCGATCCGCGAGGAAATCCGCGCAGTAGAGGCGGGCGAGTTGGATGCGGACAATAACGCGCTGAAAAACGCCCCCCACACGATGGAAGACCTCGTGAAAGACTGGGATCGCCCCTATTCCCGCGAACAGGGCTGCTTCCCTCCGGGGGCGTTCCGGGTCGACAAATACTGGCCGCCGGTGAACCGTGTCGACAACGCCTACGGCGACCGCCATCTGGTCTGCACCTGCCCCCCCATGGAGGACTACGCAGAGGCGGCAGAATAAACCGCTTGCAGACGGGCCCTTCGGGGCCCGTTTTCTTTTGCCTAGCTGCGGTGATCCGCCCGTGACGTCCCGTCACGCGGCTGGACAGCGCCGCAATCCGCGCGCCATGCTGCAGTCAAACGAAACAATCAAATGAGGCGCCGGGATGGATATGAACTTGGGAATGCGGAGCGAAAACCGCGCGCTTCTGGACCGGGTGGCGGCGATGATCCGCGACGAGATCATGCCGATGGAGGCCGCGTATCACGCCGAAATCGGCAAGGGCGACCGCTGGCAATACACTGACCGGCAGGCCGAAATCCTTGAAGGCCTGAAAGCCAAGGCGAAGGCGCAGGGTCTGTGGAATTTCTGGCTCACCGACAGCGACAAGGGCTTTGGCCTCTCCACCGTGGAATACGCCTATTTCGCTGAGGAAATGGGTAAAACGCCGCTGGGGGCAGAGGTCTTCAACTGCTCCGCGCCGGATACCGGCAATATGGAGGTGTTTGAGCGTTACGGCACCGAGGCGATGAAACAGCAATGGCTGGCGCCGCTCCTGCAGGGAGAGATCCGCTCGGCCTATCTGATGACGGAGCCGGATGTCGCCAGCTCTGACGCCACCAATATCTCCATGTCCTGCGTACGTGACGGTGATGATTATGTGCTGAATGGCGAAAAATGGTGGGCCTCTGGCGCTGGGGATCCGCGCTGCAAGGTCTATATCGTCATGGTGCGTACTGGCGGCGACGACCTGCCCAAACATAAGCGCCAGTCGATGGTTGTGGTGCCTGCGGATGCGCCGGGGATCGAGGTGCTGCGCCCGATGGAGGTCTACGGCCATGATGACGCTCCCCACGGGCATATGCATATCCGCTTTTCGGACGTGCGCATTCCGGCAGATCACATGCTGCTGGGGGAGGGGCGCGGGTTCGAGATCGCGCAGGGCCGCCTTGGGCCGGGCCGCATTCACCACTGTATGCGCGCCATTGGTCAGGCCGAAAGCGCGCTGGAGCAGCTCTGCCGCCGCTCACTGCGCCGCGAGGCCTTCGGCAAGCCGCTGGCCCAGCTGGGCGCCAACTACGATATCATCGCCGAATGCCGGATGGAGATCGAAATGGCCCGTCTCCTCTGCCTCAAGGCGGCGTGGTACATGGATCAGGGGGACGCCCGCGCTGCTGCCCCCTGGATCAGCCAGATCAAGGTGGTCGCCCCCCGCGTCGCGCTGAAGGTGATCGACGAGGCGGTGCAGATGCACGGCGGGCAGGGCATCAGCCAGGACACGCCGCTGGCCCAGGCCTGGACCCATGTGCGGACCCTGCGCCTTGCCGATGGTCCGGACGCCGTCCACCGCAGGCAGGTCGCGCGGGCTGAGTTGAAAGCCTACAGTCAGGAAAATCTCGGTTAACGGTCTGCCCCGGCCCCTTGCGGAGTGCTGGGAAAACGGACGTCCAAAAACCACTCTCAGGCGCTCTCCACTAGGAGGGCGCTTTTTGTGTTTGGGCTAATGATCTGAAAAGAAACCAAAAAATACGTCACGCCAAAGTCGATCACCGCAGATCCTGACGTGGCGGAAATTTTCTGTGGATATCTTGCCGTGGTTAACGGCAGTCGCTATACGCACGCCTTCCGGTCGCAGCCTACCCGGATATCAAAACAAGGACTGAAAACTTGAAAACACTTGTCATCTGCTCGGGCGGGCTCGATTCCGTGTCCCTTGCCCATATTCTTGCTGCCCAAGGGCAGCTCTCGCGTTTGGTGTCGTTCGACTATGGACAGCGTCATCGCAAGGAACTCGATTACGCCGCCGCCTGTGGGCAACGGCTTGGGGTTCCGCATGAGATCATCGACATGCGTTCGATCGGCGCCGCGCTCAGCGGTTCTGCATTGACCGATGATATCGATGTGCCGGACGGGCATTACGCCGAAGAGACCATGAAGGTCACGGTTGTGCCAAACCGCAATGCCATCATGCTGACCATTGCCTATGGGATTGCCGCCGCCAAGGGCGATACGGCCGTGGCAACGGCGGTGCATGGCGGCGATCACTTTATCTACCCGGACTGTCGCCCGGCGTTCACCGATGCCTTCGACGCGATGCAACGCATGGCGCTGGATGGCTATGCCGATGTGTCGCTGGTGACGCCTTTTGTGCATCGCTCCAAAGGGGATATCGTTGCCGAAGGCGCGGCGGTGAACACCCCCTTTGCCGAGACATGGTCCTGCTACAAAGGCGGTGAACATCACTGCGGGCGCTGTGGCACCTGCGTCGAACGCCGTGAGGCCTTCGATCTGGCGGGGGTCGTGGATCCCACAGTCTACGCTGACCCGGATTTCTGGCGCACCGCCATCAAAGAGGGGGGCGCATAATGTTCCGGATCACCAAGGAATTTCACTTCTCCGCATCGCATCAGCTGACGCATCTGCCAGCAGATCACCAATGTGCCCGGCTGCATGGGCACAACTACATCGTGGTGGTCGAACTGGCGGGCGCTGAACTGAACAGCGATGGGTTTGTGCGGGATTATCACGAGCTGGCACCGCTGAAGACTTACATCGACGGCAGCTTTGATCACCGCCATCTGAATGATGTGATGGAGGGCCCCTCCACCGCAGAAAACATGGCGCGCCATTTCTATGACTGGTGTGCTGCCCGCTGGCCGGAAACCGCCGCGGTGCGGGTATCTGAGACGCCCAAGACCTGGGCGGAATACCGACCATGACCGAGGTTCTGATACCGCGCGCCGTGCGCGCGACCGGTGACACACCCTCCCCTGCGCATAGGCAAGGGGCCAGCCGTTCGGCGCCGACGACGCTGCGTATCGCGGAGATCTTTGGTCCGACAATCCAGGGCGAAGGGGCGCTGATCGGTGAACCCACCGTATTTGTCCGCGCGGGGGGCTGTGACTATCGCTGCAGCTGGTGCGACAGCCTGCATGCGGTGGACAGCCGCTTCCGCGACACCTGGGCACCGATGGCCACAGATGAGGTCTGGCAGGAGGTGACCCGCCTCAGCGGTGGCCAGCCACTGACGGTCTCGCTCTCAGGTGGCAACCCGGCAATCCAGAACTTCGCGCCGCTGATCGCTATGGGCAAGGAGGCAGGCTATCGCTTCGCCTGCGAGACACAAGGCTCGATCAGCCAGCCTTGGTTTGCGGCCCTCGATACCCTTGTGCTCAGCCCAAAACCCCCCTCCAGCGGTCACCGCGTGGACTGGCAGAAATTCGACCACTGTCTGTTGGCTGCCAGGGGCTGCGCTCAGATCGTGCTGAAAATCGTGATCTTCGATGACTGCGATTACGATTGGGCCAAGGCGGTGGCTCATCGCCGACCTGACCTGCCGCTTTACCTGCAGCCGGGCAACCCGGAGGTTGATCCCGAAACACCGGTGGATCTGACCGCTGCCACCGAACGGCTGCATTGGCTGATTGAAAAAGTAACCGCCGACCGCTGGTTCGCCCCCCGTGTGCTGCCGCAGCTGCATGTGCTGGTCTGGGGCAACAAACGTGGCGTCTGAACGCGTGGAGTGAGGAGACAACAAAATGACTGATGATATCTACAAAGACCTGAAACAACTGGGTGGGGCCACGGTGATGCCCGCAAGCCCCGAAGACGCCGAGCTGGAGCGGGTGCCCAATCCGCAGGCTGATGTGGCTTACAACATACGCTTCACGGCGCCGGAGTTCACATCGCTCTGCCCGATGACGGGCCAGCCCGATTTTGCCCATCTGGTGATCGACTACGTGCCGGGCAAATGGCTGGTGGAGAGCAAATCGCTGAAGCTGTTCCTGGGGTCATTCCGCAACCACGGAGCATTCCACGAGGATTGCACGGTGTCGATTGCGCGCCGTCTGGCCGATTTTCTTGCACCACAGTGGTTGCGCATCGGCGGCTATTGGTACCCGCGTGGTGGCATCCCGATTGATGTGTTCTGGCAGACCGGCCCGCTGCCCGAAGGGGTATGGATCCCAGACCAAGGGGTGCCCCCATACCGCGGTCGCGGCTGACCCGGTGCCATCGGAACTCCGCTACGCATCCTTCTGGCGCTCTTGGTCACGTATTTCTGCAGCGCGCTCCGGCTCGTAAACTTCCAAACCTCTTGGCGTTCATCCAACCGCAGCGGACCCAAGTTGTGAGGGGCTCTACGGTGGTGTGATGGCAGCGCCGGGAAGAGGGGTGCGTATCTGCTCCGCAATGCGTTTCAGCCCGAAGTGGCGACAATCTGGCCGACGCTGATTGTCGTTTGATCGGGTGACCGTAGACATCAAAGCCGGCAGGGGTGGACGGCACATCCAGTGGTAATTCCGTGTAACGTCTTTTGCTGCTGGCCCTGCGCCCGGCAGCTGGTCGTTAGAGACGACGGCCACGGCTGCCCATCACGACCCCGGCTCTGCCGCCATCTCTCAGTTCTAGGCGCAAATCTTGGCACGCTTTTCTGCGATGAACCGCGCAGTCGGATACGGCTCACTTGGAAAACTATTCCGCAATCTCAAAGGGATCGTCAGGGTATCCGACGCGCGCCAGATAGAGCCCGTGACCGGGGCAGACCGGCCCGCAGGCGGCGCGATCCTCGGCCTCTAGCGCGGTTTTCACATCCTCGGGCGCCCAGGCTCCCGCGCCGACCCGCTCCAGCGTGCCGACAAAGCTGCGCACCTGATTGTGCAGGAAGGACCGCGCGCGCACATGAAAATGAATCTCCGGCCCTGAAAAACCCTGAACCCGCTCAACCCGCAATTCGTCCAGTGTCTTCAGCGGGCTTGCCGCCTGACAGATCGACGACCGGAAGGTGGTGAAATCATGCTGACCAATCAGATGATTGGCCGCCTCCTGCATCGCGTCGGCGTCCAGATCGTGATTGAGCTGCCAGACCTGTCCGGCCTCATGGGTTGCCGGGGCGCGCCGGATCAGGATGCGAAACAGATACTGCCGCTCAACCGCAGAAAATCGCGCGTGCCAGTCTCCCTCCACACGGGCGCAATCGACAATCGCCACGGGCGCTGGCTTCAGGTGGAAATTCAGCGCCTCGGACAGGCGGAACGGATCCCAATCCTTCACCATGTCGCAATGCGCAACTTGACCCAGACCATGCACGCCGGTGTCCGTGCGCCCCGCCGCTGCAATCGTATGCGGGCCGGGTTCCAGCCGCGCAAGCGCATCCTCGATCGCCCCCTGTACGGAGGGCTGATCCTTCTGGCGCTGCCACCCGGCGAAGGGCGCGCCGTGATATTCGACTTTCAGAGCAAAACGCGGCATGGGCGGGCAAGTAACGCGGCCGGAGCTGCGGCACAAGTCCCTGCCACTACTGCGCCGGGGTGGTATCACGCCCCGCCAACGCCTATCTTGGTCGGATTGAACAAGGATCCGGTCCAACGCAGGGGCCGCAAGGCGGGGCAAACCTTTGGGACTATCATCACTGGCAGACGGGGTTTTGCGCAGCGTCGAGGGGGCGGGCGCCTCCCTATCGGAGAGCCTGTTTGAACCCTCGATCCGCCTTGGCGTCACCGGTCTGGCCCGCGCGGGCAAAACGGTGTTCATCACCTCGCTGGTGGCCAATCTGATGAACCGGGGCCGTATGGTGCAGCTGTCTGCCGCGCGCGAAGGACGGATTGAGACGGCGTTTCTGCAACCCCAGCCGGACGACACCGTGCCCCGCTTTGACTATGAAAATCACCTTGGCGCCCTCACGGGGCCGCGTCCCTATTGGCCCGACAGCACTCGGGCCGTGTCTGAGCTGCGGCTCAGCCTCAGGGTCCAGCCCAACGGGCTGCTGTCGGGCTTGCAGGGGCCGCGCACGCTGCATCTGGATATCGTGGATTACCCCGGCGAATGGCTGCTGGATCTGGCGCTTCTCGACAAATCCTATACTCAATGGTGCGATGAGGTGCTGACCCGTATCCGCGGTCGCGCGCAGGCGCAGACGTTTCTGGATCTGGCGCAAAAGGCCGACGCCACCGCTCCGCATGATGAGCCGCTGGCGCAAGATTTGGCCGGGGCATTTGCGGCCTATCTGCAGGCCGCCCGAGCCGCTGGCTACTATGATTGCACACCGGGGCGCTTCCTGCTGCCCGGCGATCTGGCGGGCTCCCCGGTGCTGACCTTCGCGCCAATCCCGCTGTCGGATACCGCCCCCCGCCGGTCCCTGCACCGCGAGATGGAGCGCCGATTTGAGGCCTATAAATCCAAGGTCGTCAAACCCTTCTTTCGCGATCACTTTGCCCGCATTGACCGGCAGGTGGTGCTGGTTGATGCCCTGAGCGCCATCCATTCCGGCCCCCGCGCTGTGGAGGATCTGCGCCACGCGATGACCGATATTCTTGCGGCCTTCCGTCCGGGCCGAAACGGCTTTCTGCGCCAGATCCTGCGCGGCAAACGGGTGGAGAAAATCCTGTTTGCGGCGACCAAGGCTGATCACCTGCATCACCAGCAGCACCCCCAGCTGACCGCCATCATCGAGGCGCTGACCCGCGACGCGCGGGATCGCGCCCGCTTTGCCGGGGCGGAGACGGCGGCCCTGTCGCTCGCCGCGCTGCGCGCCACGACGGAGGAGCTGCGCAGCCACAATGGCAGCGATCTGCCTTGTGTGCGCGGCACCCTTCTGGACAGCGGCAAACCGGCCGCGTTTTATCCCGGTGCCCTGCCGCAAGATCCCTCGCACCTGCTGACCCCGGCCCGTCAGGGCGCCGAAAGCTGGCTCGATGGGGATTATCAGGCCATGGCCTTTGCACCGGCCCCACTCACCCTGCGCCCCGGCGATGGCCCGCCCCACATCCGCCTGGACCGGGCGGCGGAATTCCTGATTGGAGATCGCCTATGACAGCCTCATCCCCGCCCATCCTGCGTGTTGCGCGCAGCACCGATGCCGGCAAGATCGCCGAGATCCTGCACCGCTTCGAGGTTGATACCCCCTGGATGCCCAAGCAGCACACCGGGGCCGAGGCGATTAGCTTTTGCGGCACCATGATTGATCGCGGCTGGGTCACCATCGCGCAGATCGACGGACGGGTAGAGGGGTTTCTGGCCCGCGACGGTGCGGAGATCTGCGCGCTTTATGTGCGCGACACGGCGCGCGGGCAGGGGCTTGGCCGCTTGCTGCTGGATTATGCCAAATCGGTGCAGTCGCCGCTCCAGCTCTGGACGTTTCAGGCCAACGAAGGCGCGCAGCGGTTCTACCTGCGCGAAGGCTTCGTCGAACAGACCCGCACCGATGGCGCGCGCAACGACGAAGGGTTGCCGGATATTCAATACATCTGGCCCGCACCCTCGTCGAAGCCTGAACTCAAACCCCGCGCCGCCGCAGTGACAAAGCCCTCAGCCGGCAAACCGGATCGCCCGAAGAAGGACACGCCATGAGCCGCAAGGATGCCGTCCTCTTCGACCTCACAGACAGCGCCACCGCAGACGAAACCCCGGATGTGGCCAGCGCGCCGCCGGTCCCGGATTTGGACGGCGCCAGCAGCGACCTGCCGCAGCCCGCGCTGGCGCAGGCCGCCGTACTGGCCAGCCGTCGCCCCTCGCGTCTGGCGCGCTGGTTCTGGGCCTGTCTGACGGCGCTGATCGGGGCGGTCATCTCGGTCGCGGCCTGGGAGTTTGTCACCGGGCTGATTGACCGCGTGCCGCTCCTGGGCTGGGCGATCACCGCAGGCTTTGCCGTGGCCGTCCTTCTGGCCCTCCTGATGGGCCTGCGTGAACTCGCAGCCCTCTCCCGCCTGCGCCGGGTCGAGAGCCTGCGCAACGCGCAACCGCTGCTTTCAGCGGACCCGACCGACCCCGCCGGGGGTCAGGCCGCTGATGCCACCGCTGATCTGAAGGCCGCCCGCAGCTATGTCGCGGGACTGGAACGGTTTTACCGCGGGCGCAAGGATCTCACATGGGGGTTGGCCCGACTGGACGAGCGCAAGAGCGACATCATGGACGCCGACGCGCTGCTGCATCTCGCCGAGGCAGAGCTGCTCGCGCCGCTGGATGCCCGCGCCCTGCGCGTGGTTGAGGGCGGCGCCCGACAGGTCGCAACCGTTACCGCGCTGGTGCCCTTGGCGTTGGCCGATGTGGTGACGGCGCTGGTGACCTCGCTGCGGATGATCCGCCGCATCGCCGATATCTACGGCGGGCGCTCCGGCTTCTTCAGCTCCTGGCGGCTTACCCGCGCGGTGCTCGCCCATCTGGTGACCACTGGCGCTGTCGCTGTTGGCGATGACCTGCTGGAACCGGTGCTGGGCGGATCGATCCTGTCCAAACTCTCCC is a window encoding:
- a CDS encoding glutamine synthetase family protein — translated: MTTSLNKGALARKGLLSEQACHNAEAVLAQCEAARVETVRVLFADQHGILRGKTLVAAGLRSLFEQGIAVPSTLLLKDTAHRTVFPVWSENPEEVVTPMQGASDVLLVPRPETFRVLPWSPHSAWIFCHVAFHDGATVPFGSAHVLEHAVATLAEQGLQTVVGLEVEFQIFERVDPALGHAQQGMPGAPVETRNLIQGYQYLTETRYAEAEGILDALRRHAQALGLPVRTVEIEMGPSQFEFTFDPADPMTQADAMVMFRTMAKEVCAANGLHASFMAKPRQDHAMANGWHIHQSLIDTQSGRNLFMPEVAGTLTAEASGWIAGLLTHAEAASVLVAPTVNSYKRYLPYQLAPNRVQWGEDNRGAMLRGLMRPGDPTSRIENRAPDSTANPYFALAAQIIAGSEGLMAGRQAPAPTASPYSDDAEKLPRSLGQALQAFSSSELFRSALGEDVVDYLTHLKEVEWSRYLDTVSEWEQAEYFNLY
- the gcvH gene encoding glycine cleavage system protein GcvH, whose protein sequence is MKFTEEHEWLLPEGDDLITVGITSHAAEQLGDVVFVELPEVGTEVSKDDEIVVIESVKAASDILAPLDGEIVEVNEALADNPGKINEDPQGDAWFFKIKPSDLSPMDDYMDEAGYKDFIG
- the gcvP gene encoding aminomethyl-transferring glycine dehydrogenase, which gives rise to MSFEPTDYLPYDFANRRHIGPSPEEMDDMLAVVGAKSLDALIDDTVPATIRQAAALEFGRPLSERELLHHMREVAGKNVLKTSLIGQGYHGTVTPPAIQRNILENPAWYTAYTPYQPEISQGRLEALLNFQTMISDLTGLEIANASLLDEATACAEAMTVAQRVSKSKAKAFFVDRDCHPQNIAVIQTRAAPLGIEVIVGNPDRLDASAVFGALFQYPGTYGHVRDFTDHIAQLHAHKAIGVVAADPLSLTLLKEPGAMGADIAVGSTQRFGVPVGAGGPHAAYMATKDAYKRAIPGRIVGVSVDAHGNRAYRLSLQTREQHIRREKATSNVCTAQALLAVMASMYAVFHGPKGLKAIAQRIHRKTVRLAKGLEEAGFRVDPRSFFDTITVDVGPLQKAVLKSAVDEGLNLRRVGETRVGITLDEVTRSETIEAVWRAFGIRRGDDDFTPEYRVPENMHRTSDYLTHPIFHMNRAETEMMRYMRRLADRDLALDRAMIPLGSCTMKLNAAAEMMPLSWPEFANIHPFAPADQMQGYAEMVSDLSEKLCQITGYDAISMQPNSGAQGEYAGLLSIAAYHRANGQGHRNICLIPMSAHGTNPASAQMVGWKVVVVKSAENGDIDLDDFREKAEKHAENLAGCMITYPSTHGVFEETVHEVCQITHDHGGQVYIDGANMNAMVGLSRPGDLGGDVSHLNLHKTFAIPHGGGGPGMGPIGVKAHLQPHLPGHPETGGEEGPVSAAPFGSASILTISWAYCLMMGGAGLTQATKVAILNANYIAKRLEGAYDVLYKGPTGRVAHECILDTRPFEASANVTVDDVAKRLIDSGFHAPTMSWPVAGTLMVEPTESETKAELDRFCEAMLSIREEIRAVEAGELDADNNALKNAPHTMEDLVKDWDRPYSREQGCFPPGAFRVDKYWPPVNRVDNAYGDRHLVCTCPPMEDYAEAAE
- a CDS encoding acyl-CoA dehydrogenase family protein, translated to MDMNLGMRSENRALLDRVAAMIRDEIMPMEAAYHAEIGKGDRWQYTDRQAEILEGLKAKAKAQGLWNFWLTDSDKGFGLSTVEYAYFAEEMGKTPLGAEVFNCSAPDTGNMEVFERYGTEAMKQQWLAPLLQGEIRSAYLMTEPDVASSDATNISMSCVRDGDDYVLNGEKWWASGAGDPRCKVYIVMVRTGGDDLPKHKRQSMVVVPADAPGIEVLRPMEVYGHDDAPHGHMHIRFSDVRIPADHMLLGEGRGFEIAQGRLGPGRIHHCMRAIGQAESALEQLCRRSLRREAFGKPLAQLGANYDIIAECRMEIEMARLLCLKAAWYMDQGDARAAAPWISQIKVVAPRVALKVIDEAVQMHGGQGISQDTPLAQAWTHVRTLRLADGPDAVHRRQVARAELKAYSQENLG
- the queC gene encoding 7-cyano-7-deazaguanine synthase QueC; protein product: MKTLVICSGGLDSVSLAHILAAQGQLSRLVSFDYGQRHRKELDYAAACGQRLGVPHEIIDMRSIGAALSGSALTDDIDVPDGHYAEETMKVTVVPNRNAIMLTIAYGIAAAKGDTAVATAVHGGDHFIYPDCRPAFTDAFDAMQRMALDGYADVSLVTPFVHRSKGDIVAEGAAVNTPFAETWSCYKGGEHHCGRCGTCVERREAFDLAGVVDPTVYADPDFWRTAIKEGGA
- the queD gene encoding 6-carboxytetrahydropterin synthase QueD, whose translation is MFRITKEFHFSASHQLTHLPADHQCARLHGHNYIVVVELAGAELNSDGFVRDYHELAPLKTYIDGSFDHRHLNDVMEGPSTAENMARHFYDWCAARWPETAAVRVSETPKTWAEYRP